TTGCCATTTGTGTCTTTTTCCCCGTTATTCCATTCACTGTTTTAGGTGGCGTAATCGGTGCTGTATTTGGAATTGGTCAAGGTGTGATCATTTCATTAACAGGGGCAATGTTCGGAACAATGATCTTTTTCTTTTTATGCCGATATGGATTCCGGGATTTTGCCCAAGGAAAGATCAGAAATTTCACAAAGGTTCGGGAATACGAAGAGCTGCTAGAACGAAATTCCTTTTTCGTGATCTTGGCATGCCGTTTGATTCCTGTCATTCCTGCTCCAGTATTCAATTCCGTTTGTGCATTAAGTAATGTTAAATGGTATACCTTTTTCTTTGCTTCAGTCATTGGTAAAATTCCTAACATATTAATTTTGTCCTATGCAGGGGCGTCCTTCAAAGAAAGTAAGCTGTTTTCTTTAGGGATCTATGGAGTGTACATGCTCATTATTTTCTTGGTCAGCTTTGTGGTCATATATGTAAATGCCCGCAGGAAAACGATGGATTAAATAACACGTTGGATAGTGTGGCTGTTTTCCTGGTCAATTGTAATGATTTCTTTGAAATAACTTTTAAGGATCAGCCATTTGGCTGGATAGGAAAAAATAAAGTCATCCAAAGTCATTGGAGAGTAATAGATAAAACAATCAAGTTGGGATTGTGCTTTTTTTAAATCGTAAAGAAGGGCATGAGGGATTGTATAATAATCCTTCAATTGGTACGGGTTTAGTTTCACAGGATGGATGTTTTGCTCCTTCATATAATTCTTGATTGATTGCTCTTGGAACATGATGCTATCCTCTTTTATCAATCCATTTAAAGTAATACGATCATTAATTAGATAAATTCCATTCATTAACAAAATAACCTGCCTTTACAGTTTGTTAGTATTGTTATTGACAGGTATGGAACGAAGTATACTTTTAAGAAAACAAGGTAGAAAATAATTAGATAATTATAAGGCCTTTTCCATATGGTAAGGAAATAGAATGAACCCATCTGCAATAGATGGGTTCATTCTGACATATTGGACTTAATACTGCTTTTAGGTGTTCAAAATGTTATTGTTTCGGCACTGGAGAACAACTGAATACCTGCAAACATCCTTATAAATGGCATCATTATAATCTATTTAATGCAAAAAAATAACCCGGTGGCGTACCGGGTTCTCAGACAAATCTATGTTAAGGGGGGCGGAGGTTATAGGTTCTTCGCTGAACCTGTCCTAATAATAAGGGAAAAATATGAACAAACCATGAAAGAAAGATTAATAGTTTAAGAAAAAAGGAGAAAAAAATGAAAGATTTCCACTGCTGCGCCACATGCATCCACTTCAAAGCAGAAAAAACCCAAAACGGCATGCACTACAAGTGCAGCCGCTTAACATACCAAACCCAACCCCACTACAAATTCAACTGCTGGTCCCCAAAAGAAAATGTTAAAAAACTAATGGTGTCAGGCACCGATCGTGGACAAAAATGAGAATTTGTCCATCTGGGGTGGACAGTTGTTTCGGGAATAATGTGTTTTGAAATGGGAATGATAGGGTGTGTTGGCTAGATTTATGTAAGGGTGGAGGGATGGTCATTCAAACTTATCGGCAGTTGAAAGAGGAAATGGTTTTTAAGAGGATGTTGATTTGGAAGATGGCGATTGCTTCTGCACTTTCATGGGAGATTGCAAGGTTTTGCGGTTCTGATCATCCATATTTGGCTCCTTCTACTGTTATTGTTTGTTTGCAAACCACGATTAATCGCTCTTTAAAGTATTCTTATCACCGTGTTGGCGGGACGTTAATTGGCATCCTTGTGGCCGATTTGCTCGTACCCCATTTGGATGTAAACGCGTTGACTCTTGGTTTGATTATTTTGATTGGCGGTTTTATTACAAAATGGATGAAGTTGGATGAATCCACGATCCATCAAGCGGCACTGGCAGTTGTCCTTATCTTTGTCATCGGACATAAATCAGGGGACTATCCTCTGGATCGGTTTCGCAATACCCTAATAGGAGCTTTAACTGCATGCATAGTACATATGCTGTTATTTCCACCGAATTTTATCAAGCAAGCAGAAAAAAGCGTTTATTCATTAAAAGAAAGATTAACGGACGTAGTAAATCAGGTATCCAATTGGGTTGATACCGGTTTTGCAGATGAATCGGGAGACAAACTTGGAAAAGAAATGGAACAAGTTCTAATAGACCTGCACCATAGCCATAACATCATTCAAGATACAATGGACAGCTTAAAATATAATTTCTTTTCAAAAAAGAGCAAAATGAAATTGCAGGAGCTCAATGATCAAATTCAATTTATATCACTCGTGTACTCCTATTTGGCGAACCTTATTGAAATATTTCAAGTATGGTCCGCAAAAGAAACGATCACCACATCACATCAGATAATCTGGGTTAAGCAACTAAAAGCTTTAATTTCATATTTTCAAAATGGCATCGATGAAAGTGCGAGATTTCCTGAAGAACAGCTTTTAGTCCAAATATCATCAGATCTTGAAAAACAG
Above is a genomic segment from Neobacillus endophyticus containing:
- a CDS encoding TVP38/TMEM64 family protein — its product is MILLAIIAIGIWQKNELLHLIKEGGILAVFVSMLMVAICVFFPVIPFTVLGGVIGAVFGIGQGVIISLTGAMFGTMIFFFLCRYGFRDFAQGKIRNFTKVREYEELLERNSFFVILACRLIPVIPAPVFNSVCALSNVKWYTFFFASVIGKIPNILILSYAGASFKESKLFSLGIYGVYMLIIFLVSFVVIYVNARRKTMD
- a CDS encoding FUSC family protein, yielding MVIQTYRQLKEEMVFKRMLIWKMAIASALSWEIARFCGSDHPYLAPSTVIVCLQTTINRSLKYSYHRVGGTLIGILVADLLVPHLDVNALTLGLIILIGGFITKWMKLDESTIHQAALAVVLIFVIGHKSGDYPLDRFRNTLIGALTACIVHMLLFPPNFIKQAEKSVYSLKERLTDVVNQVSNWVDTGFADESGDKLGKEMEQVLIDLHHSHNIIQDTMDSLKYNFFSKKSKMKLQELNDQIQFISLVYSYLANLIEIFQVWSAKETITTSHQIIWVKQLKALISYFQNGIDESARFPEEQLLVQISSDLEKQQFHISLYQETKSLLLKLEDLKKADSS